A region of Drosophila mauritiana strain mau12 chromosome 3L, ASM438214v1, whole genome shotgun sequence DNA encodes the following proteins:
- the LOC117141086 gene encoding putative RNA-binding protein Luc7-like 1, with the protein MSAPSNKMSATDQMRAMLDQLMGTTRNGDERQLKFSDPRVCKSFLLDCCPHDILASTRMDLGECPKVHDLAFRADYESAAKTRDYYYDIEAMEHLQAFIADCDRRTDSAKQRLKETQEELTAEVAEKANAVHGLAEEIGKKLAKAEALGEAGEVEDSMELMKEIEELRAKKIKAEHEYRTSMPASTYQQQKLRVCEVCSAYLGIHDNDIRLADHFGGKLHLGFLTIREKLIELEKTAAPRKAELKRTGKMTDREDEGRGRNRYFVGGRELDRRSRVHRSRSRERQRNRDGDRERPNNGRGPEEKGSERPKETADGPERAERAPDRGGRRDDRDNHGRDHRERERDGRRDRERHGRNDRGRFGDRGGGGGGGGHHRDDRRRSRSRERSPRERRNFNHFRDGGGGGGNGQRKRSYSRERNYRR; encoded by the coding sequence CCAGCTGAAATTCTCTGACCCCAGGGTCTGTAAGTCCTTTCTGCTCGACTGCTGTCCGCACGACATCCTGGCGTCCACGCGCATGGATCTTGGTGAGTGTCCCAAAGTGCATGACCTGGCTTTCCGCGCAGATTACGAAAGTGCCGCCAAGACGCGCGACTACTACTACGACATTGAGGCCATGGAACACCTGCAGGCCTTTATCGCCGACTGCGATCGACGCACCGACTCCGCCAAGCAACGGTTGAAAGAGACCCAGGAAGAGCTGACCGCCGAGGTGGCTGAGAAGGCAAATGCTGTCCATGGCCTCGCCGAGGAGATTGGCAAAAAGTTGGCCAAGGCCGAGGCGCTCGGCGAGGCCGGCGAAGTGGAGGACAGCATGGAGCTGATGAAGGAGATCGAGGAGCTGCGTGCTAAGAAGATCAAGGCCGAGCACGAGTACCGCACCTCTATGCCCGCATCCACctaccagcagcagaagtTGCGCGTCTGCGAGGTCTGCTCCGCCTACCTCGGGATTCACGACAACGACATCCGTCTGGCGGACCACTTTGGTGGTAAGTTACATCTCGGATTCCTCACCATCAGAGAGAAGCTGATCGAACTGGAGAAGACGGCGGCGCCGCGAAAGGCGGAGCTCAAGCGGACGGGTAAGATGACGGACCGGGAAGACGAGGGCCGCGGACGCAATCGCTACTTTGTAGGTGGTCGTGAACTGGACCGCCGCTCTCGAGTGCATCGTTCCCGCTCCAGAGAACGACAGCGCAACCGGGATGGGGACCGCGAACGCCCCAACAACGGACGCGGGCCTGAGGAGAAGGGCAGTGAGCGACCCAAGGAAACGGCAGATGGTCCGGAGCGAGCCGAAAGGGCACCAGATCGTGGAGGACGGCGAGACGACAGGGATAACCACGGCAGGGATCATCGCGAACGGGAACGCGATGGCAGGCGGGATCGGGAGCGACATGGACGCAACGACAGAGGACGCTTTGGTGACAGAGGCGGCggtggaggaggcggtggccaTCACCGTGACGACAGACGCCGCTCAAGGTCCAGGGAGCGCTCGCCACGCGAACGCCGCAACTTCAACCACTTCAgggatggtggtggtggcggcggaaATGGCCAGCGCAAACGCTCCTACTCCCGTGAGCGCAACTACCGCCGCTAG